The sequence ttttttaaatttaaagttgatgtatttgaaaataatatatttatttatacaaatatgatcTATTTCGAGAATGATCTTTATCCACGGTAACagtaaattcataaaaattatttgccttaaacttactaaatttTGCTCATATTAATGTCAACTAGTCTCCAGGATTCAAATATTTGCCCTTCAAAAGCAAACTTTTTCTCTCCAACAAGAGACTTTGTTTTCATGTtagaattttattattactttactGTATTATCTTGTTGTATTTTTCTGCTTATTGCTACTGCCTTCTTTTACATCTTTTTGTGAGTCGAGAatctatcggaaacaacctctcagATCTCCGTATACCCTATTCTCCAAGAAGGCCAGACCCCACCAATGGGACTACCCCGAGTTTGTTAGTTAGTAAGTTAGTTTCATGAAGTGTTTTTAGCGTATGAGTGAAGTCATGAGTTCTCTTTGTgactcaaaaaaaatttcttttcatttgtgtGGAAATAAATTCAGTCTTATTATTCGTTGACATATTCGACTGATAAAACAGAAATTGGACAGAATTTGAATCTTCACATCACTTAATCTACAGTTTCTCATATTGTGATCAAACTACTTGACTCGAACGATATATATGTCATCCTATCTATCCTCCCTTCCATGTATCACTAAACTTTAAGGACTATAACAACATGTTTCTTTCGTTCTGCTCCCCGAGAAGACAGAACAGCACTCTCACACTCAcctatagaaaaaaaatgttaaatctAGTTGGACTTAATGGACTCCTGCACTGTCTTCCATCAGCTGGCGCACTATGTAAGGCGCTGTATTCAGAGTAGATTTCCAGTATAAACTTAATGCATTAGCATAGTGACAGTCCTATTCCTAAGTTGTGTAGTGGCCCTATTCATGGAATCCAATTATGTTGGCAAAACAAATAAGGTAGCATACAAAATGCATGTATAATGTGTTATATACAAGTAGTGGGACTTTGTCTGTTGACTTAAGAGTGTGAACTATTGATTGTTTCTGGCATTCACTTGTGTGACACAATGAATGGGTTATATATATGTCATCAAAATTGTTGAATAGACACATAAAGCAAACGTTTCTTGATTTCTTCTCTACCAACTTGAttagttttgatcatttttagTGCAGAAATGGATTGTGTAAAACTTGTGTTTTTCATGCTATATACCTTTCTTTGTCAACTTGCTTTCTCCTCATCCCCACCTCATTTGTGCCCGAAAGATCAAGCTCTTGCTCTTCTACAATTCAAGAACATGTTTACCATTAATCCTGATGCTTCTTATTATTGTGATTCTTCTCATCCAAGAACTCTTTTCTGGAACAACAGCACAGATTGTTGCTCATGGGATGGAGTTCATTGTGACAAGATGACAGGACAAGTGATTGAGCTTGATCTCCATTGCAGCCAACTTCAAGGCAAGTTTCATTCAAACAGTAGCCTCTTTCAACTCTCCAATCTCAAAAGGCTTGATTTGTCTTTTAATGATTTCACTGAATCGCTCATTTCACCTAAATTTGGTGAATCTTCAAGTTTGACGCATCTTGATTTGTTTGATTCAGGTTTTGCAGGTATAATCCCTTCTGAAATATCTCACCTTTCTAAATTACACGTTCTTCGTATCGGTGGTCAATATAAACTTAGTCTTGGGCCTCACAATTTTGAACTGCTCCTTAAGAACTTGACCCAATTAAGAGATCTCAACCTTTGGGATGTGAACCTCTCTTCCACCATTCCATCAAATTTCTCTTCTCACTTAGCAATTTTAACACTTTATAACACAGGGTTACGTGGGTTATTGCCCGAAAGATTCTTCCACCTCACCGACTTAGAATCCCTTGATTTATCATTCAATCCCCAACTCACAGTTAGGTTTCCCACAACCAAATGGAATAGCAGTGCATCACTCATGTACTTAAATCTCTATAATGTGAATTTTACTGGTAGGATACCTGAATCATTTAGCCATCTAACTGCAGTTCAGGAGTTGGACATGAGTCATTCCAATCTTTTAGGGCCTATTCTATGGAATCTCACCAGCATAGAGATTTTGTACCTTAATAATAACCATCTTGAAGGACCAATTTCCCACTTCTCAAGATTTAAAAAGCTGAAGACGTTATCACTCGGAAATAACAACTTTGATGGCCGCCTTGAGTTCTTATCCTTTAACAGAAGCTGGATGCAGCTTGAAATATTAGATTTTTCATCCAATTCCCTAACTGGTCCAATTCCATCCAATGTAAGTGGACTGCAAAACCTACGACAACTCATCTTGTCGTCAAGCCACTTGAATGGGACTATACCTTCCTGGATATTCGATCTTCCGTCACTAAGATTGTTAGACTTGAGCAATAACACTTTCAGTGGAAAAATTCAGGAGTTCAAGTCCAAAACGTTGGCTGGAGTTTATCTATATCAAAATCAGCTGGAAGGTCCTCTACCAAATTCGCTCCTAAACCAGCCAATCCTAATGTTTCTTCTCCTTTCACACAATAGTATCAGTGGGCAGATTGCTTCAACTATCTGCAATCTGACAATGCTGACTGTGCTAAATTTGAGAAGTAATAATTTGGAGGGAACAATCCCACAATGTTTGGGTGAGATGAATGAAAATCTTTGGAGTTTGGATTTGAGCAACAACAGCCTTAGTGGGACAATTGATACAACTTTTAGTATTCGAAACTCTTTCAGGGTTATTAGCTTGCATGGGAATAAGCTAACGGGAAAAGTCCCACCATCTTTAATCATTTGCACGTATTTGACACTTCTTGATCTAGGTAATAATCAGTTGAATGACACATTTCCAAACTGGTTGGGAGATCTACCTTATTTGAAGATTTTAAGCTTGAGATCAAATAAGTTTCATGGTCCCGTCAAATCTTCAAGGAATACAAACTTGTTTCCGCAGCTCCAAATTATGGATCTATCATCCAATGGATTTAGTGGTAATTTACCAATAAGTCTTTTTGGGAATTTGCAAGCCATGAAGAAAATTGATGTGAATACAAGAACCCCACAGTATGTTTCTGATCAATTTGCtggttattatgattatttgac comes from Solanum pennellii chromosome 1, SPENNV200 and encodes:
- the LOC107002826 gene encoding receptor-like protein Cf-9 isoform X2; translation: MDCVKLVFFMLYTFLCQLAFSSSPPHLCPKDQALALLQFKNMFTINPDASYYCDSSHPRTLFWNNSTDCCSWDGVHCDKMTGQVIELDLHCSQLQGFAGIIPSEISHLSKLHVLRIGGQYKLSLGPHNFELLLKNLTQLRDLNLWDVNLSSTIPSNFSSHLAILTLYNTGLRGLLPERFFHLTDLESLDLSFNPQLTVRFPTTKWNSSASLMYLNLYNVNFTGRIPESFSHLTAVQELDMSHSNLLGPILWNLTSIEILYLNNNHLEGPISHFSRFKKLKTLSLGNNNFDGRLEFLSFNRSWMQLEILDFSSNSLTGPIPSNVSGLQNLRQLILSSSHLNGTIPSWIFDLPSLRLLDLSNNTFSGKIQEFKSKTLAGVYLYQNQLEGPLPNSLLNQPILMFLLLSHNSISGQIASTICNLTMLTVLNLRSNNLEGTIPQCLGEMNENLWSLDLSNNSLSGTIDTTFSIRNSFRVISLHGNKLTGKVPPSLIICTYLTLLDLGNNQLNDTFPNWLGDLPYLKILSLRSNKFHGPVKSSRNTNLFPQLQIMDLSSNGFSGNLPISLFGNLQAMKKIDVNTRTPQYVSDQFAGYYDYLTTITTKGQDFESVQIFATNIIIDLSRNRFEGHIPSIIGDLVGLRTLNLSHNVLEGHIPASLQNLSVLESLDLSSNKLDGEIPQQLVSLTSLEVLNLSHNHLVGCIPKGKQFDTFENNSYLRNDGLRGLPPSRDCGRYDRVPQSTIPLELDQEEEEEEDSPMISWQAVLMGYGCGLVIGLSVIYIMWSTQYPAWFSRMDVKLEHIITTRMKKHKKRY
- the LOC107002826 gene encoding receptor-like protein Cf-9 isoform X3, with protein sequence MDCVKLVFFMLYTFLCQLAFSSSPPHLCPKDQALALLQFKNMFTINPDASYYCDSSHPRTLFWNNSTDCCSWDGVHCDKMTGQVIELDLHCSQLQGIIPSEISHLSKLHVLRIGGQYKLSLGPHNFELLLKNLTQLRDLNLWDVNLSSTIPSNFSSHLAILTLYNTGLRGLLPERFFHLTDLESLDLSFNPQLTVRFPTTKWNSSASLMYLNLYNVNFTGRIPESFSHLTAVQELDMSHSNLLGPILWNLTSIEILYLNNNHLEGPISHFSRFKKLKTLSLGNNNFDGRLEFLSFNRSWMQLEILDFSSNSLTGPIPSNVSGLQNLRQLILSSSHLNGTIPSWIFDLPSLRLLDLSNNTFSGKIQEFKSKTLAGVYLYQNQLEGPLPNSLLNQPILMFLLLSHNSISGQIASTICNLTMLTVLNLRSNNLEGTIPQCLGEMNENLWSLDLSNNSLSGTIDTTFSIRNSFRVISLHGNKLTGKVPPSLIICTYLTLLDLGNNQLNDTFPNWLGDLPYLKILSLRSNKFHGPVKSSRNTNLFPQLQIMDLSSNGFSGNLPISLFGNLQAMKKIDVNTRTPQYVSDQFAGYYDYLTTITTKGQDFESVQIFATNIIIDLSRNRFEGHIPSIIGDLVGLRTLNLSHNVLEGHIPASLQNLSVLESLDLSSNKLDGEIPQQLVSLTSLEVLNLSHNHLVGCIPKGKQFDTFENNSYLRNDGLRGLPPSRDCGRYDRVPQSTIPLELDQEEEEEEDSPMISWQAVLMGYGCGLVIGLSVIYIMWSTQYPAWFSRMDVKLEHIITTRMKKHKKRY
- the LOC107002826 gene encoding receptor-like protein Cf-9 homolog isoform X1, giving the protein MDCVKLVFFMLYTFLCQLAFSSSPPHLCPKDQALALLQFKNMFTINPDASYYCDSSHPRTLFWNNSTDCCSWDGVHCDKMTGQVIELDLHCSQLQGKFHSNSSLFQLSNLKRLDLSFNDFTESLISPKFGESSSLTHLDLFDSGFAGIIPSEISHLSKLHVLRIGGQYKLSLGPHNFELLLKNLTQLRDLNLWDVNLSSTIPSNFSSHLAILTLYNTGLRGLLPERFFHLTDLESLDLSFNPQLTVRFPTTKWNSSASLMYLNLYNVNFTGRIPESFSHLTAVQELDMSHSNLLGPILWNLTSIEILYLNNNHLEGPISHFSRFKKLKTLSLGNNNFDGRLEFLSFNRSWMQLEILDFSSNSLTGPIPSNVSGLQNLRQLILSSSHLNGTIPSWIFDLPSLRLLDLSNNTFSGKIQEFKSKTLAGVYLYQNQLEGPLPNSLLNQPILMFLLLSHNSISGQIASTICNLTMLTVLNLRSNNLEGTIPQCLGEMNENLWSLDLSNNSLSGTIDTTFSIRNSFRVISLHGNKLTGKVPPSLIICTYLTLLDLGNNQLNDTFPNWLGDLPYLKILSLRSNKFHGPVKSSRNTNLFPQLQIMDLSSNGFSGNLPISLFGNLQAMKKIDVNTRTPQYVSDQFAGYYDYLTTITTKGQDFESVQIFATNIIIDLSRNRFEGHIPSIIGDLVGLRTLNLSHNVLEGHIPASLQNLSVLESLDLSSNKLDGEIPQQLVSLTSLEVLNLSHNHLVGCIPKGKQFDTFENNSYLRNDGLRGLPPSRDCGRYDRVPQSTIPLELDQEEEEEEDSPMISWQAVLMGYGCGLVIGLSVIYIMWSTQYPAWFSRMDVKLEHIITTRMKKHKKRY